DNA from Geobacter sulfurreducens PCA:
TTTCCTCTCGCCCCTTTGCCGCGAACATTGACAAACACGCTCCGCGACAACTAAAGTATCCGGAGACGCTCCCTTTGACGGAGCCCCGGAGGTTGTTCCCATGCAAACGAGAACGAGGATAACCCTCGGCCTGGTGGTTGCCATACTCTGCCTCACCATCGGCGTGGCCGCCGGATGGCGCTACTATAACCCTGCTGCCGACCAGGTCGGTGCCGAGCACCTGAGACTGTTCCGCGAGGTCGTCTCGATCGTGCGGAGCAGTTACGTGGAAGAGGTGAGCGGGAAAAAGCTGCTGGAAGGGGCCATCAACGGCATGCTCGCCTCGCTGGACCCCCACAGCTCGTATCTTCCGCCGGAACCCTTCACCGAAATGAAGACGGAGATATCGGGGTCCTTCGGCGGCCTCGGCATCGAGATCTCCATGCGTGACGGCAAACTGACCGTAGTTGCCCCCATCGAGGATACTCCCGCCTGGCGGGCCGGAATCCAGTCGGGCGACCACATCTGGAAGATCGACGATACTCCCACCCGCGGTCTCACCATCACCCAGGCGGTCAAGCAGATGAGGGGCGAGAAGGGGACCCAGGTCTCCCTCTCGATTCTGCGGAACGGGAACGGAAAACCTCTCGTGTTCCCCCTGGTGCGGGACATCATCAAGACCAGGAGCCTCAAATCCCGGACTCTGGAGCCGGGTTACGGCTATGTCAGGATAAGCCAGTTCCAAGAGCGGACAGGGGATGACTTTGCCGCTGCTCTTGCCAAGCTTCGGTCAGATAACGGCGGGTCCCTCAAGGGGCTCGTGCTCGATCTGCGGAATA
Protein-coding regions in this window:
- a CDS encoding S41 family peptidase, whose amino-acid sequence is MQTRTRITLGLVVAILCLTIGVAAGWRYYNPAADQVGAEHLRLFREVVSIVRSSYVEEVSGKKLLEGAINGMLASLDPHSSYLPPEPFTEMKTEISGSFGGLGIEISMRDGKLTVVAPIEDTPAWRAGIQSGDHIWKIDDTPTRGLTITQAVKQMRGEKGTQVSLSILRNGNGKPLVFPLVRDIIKTRSLKSRTLEPGYGYVRISQFQERTGDDFAAALAKLRSDNGGSLKGLVLDLRNNPGGLLDAAVAVAGRFVGERLDNGLIVYTEGREHFAKRSYSATIGEKEPRYPLVVLINGGSASASEIVAGALQDHGRAVIMGTTSFGKGSVQTVVPLKDGAGLKLTTARYYTPKGRSIQARGIEPDIVVERAGFKELPDKGRAGFLEKDLDNHLSGAESGEGEKTPEQDVKKLPAAPATPEHEVDKDYQLLRALELLKGWDAMRKVATAKH